The following proteins are encoded in a genomic region of Pelodictyon phaeoclathratiforme BU-1:
- a CDS encoding outer membrane protein, which produces MKKAAVALLAGFVALSSSVSSAFAAKPYLSGRFAVSMLSDSEITPLSYDTGYMLAGAVGLDNGPYRIEAELGRQNSGVSKSLRSLVMTTYMGNLSFDLDLPVAPLKPFISAGVGLANVKEDDGIGGNVDDMVFAWQIGAGAGFDVAPLVTLEVQYRYLVANDPELAEHKKYTIDNHNVLLGLRAGF; this is translated from the coding sequence ATGAAAAAAGCAGCAGTAGCTCTTTTGGCCGGGTTTGTAGCGCTGTCATCTTCAGTTTCATCTGCTTTTGCGGCGAAACCTTATCTGAGCGGTCGCTTTGCTGTATCCATGCTCTCTGATTCTGAAATCACACCACTCTCTTATGACACAGGGTATATGCTTGCGGGTGCGGTTGGGCTTGATAATGGCCCCTATCGCATTGAAGCGGAATTGGGTAGACAGAACAGTGGAGTTTCAAAGAGTCTCCGCTCTCTGGTGATGACAACATACATGGGCAATCTCTCTTTTGATCTGGATTTGCCTGTTGCTCCGCTCAAACCCTTTATCTCTGCGGGAGTTGGCTTGGCCAATGTGAAAGAGGATGATGGCATTGGCGGCAATGTCGATGACATGGTCTTTGCCTGGCAGATTGGTGCCGGAGCCGGGTTTGATGTTGCGCCCCTCGTAACCCTTGAGGTGCAGTATCGCTATCTTGTCGCCAACGATCCTGAGCTTGCAGAGCACAAGAAGTACACTATCGATAATCACAACGTGCTCCTTGGTCTGAGAGCAGGGTTTTGA